Part of the Catalinimonas alkaloidigena genome is shown below.
ATTATAAAACTGTCGGAAGCGAATACCCTTATCAGCAATTTCATCCAGATTGGGTGTAGCGATCTCGCTACCATAACTTCCGATATCAGAATAACCCATATCATCGGCCATGATGATTAAAATGTTGGGTTTAGCGCTGGCTAGTGTGCTTTGAGTTTCTTTGGGCTGTTCAGCACAGGCGCTTACTAACAAAGCAGCACTTCCCAATAAAGTAAGTAGGTTACTACTTTTCTTGAATATATCAGTGTATCTCATAGGCAGCTAGACTCTGTCTGTGGCTTGAGCGAATACAGAAAAAAAGATAAGCCTGCGTGCCGCAAGCTTATCTTCATATCATCAATATCCTTCATTCTGTGAAAAATCGCCGGGATTGCTTACCCTGTCAATCTGGGTTTGCGGAATAGGCCTTACCAGATGCATTTCCTGTATGTTGGGCGCGGCATCCAGGTTGTACTCTCTCACCCTTTCCAGCAAAGTTCCGGTACGCTTGAGATCGTACCAGCGGTGCTTTTCCCCTACAAGCTCCCTTGCTCTTTCGTCAAGAATAAAGGCAAGGTCTATATCACTGGCTGACACTTGCATCTCTGCTTCTTTGCCTGGAATAGCGGCCCTGCTTCTGATCACGTTGATATAATCAGCGGCGACCTGGTTTTTATTTTGCCTCCAGGCTGCTTCGGCAGCGATCAGATACATCTCAGCCAGCCTGATCACAGGAAAATCTCTACGACCGTCAGTGGCATTGACACTGGTTCTTAAGGGGTCCATGTACTTGAGCAAAGAAGGGTAATTTCTCCTCTGGTTTGTACCAATTTCCCAGGGAGCGGTAATATCTCCTATCCAGTTGTCATTGAAATCAAACAGCCAGTAAGGAGCTGTCTCTTGTACTTCGTCGGGTACAGGGTACATAACGATTTTGATAGCAGTATCGCCGGGGTTCACCACATGACCATTGATCTCTGCTGACTTGTCTGCGAGCCAGGCTGTCCTGAACGAGCCATCCCAGCGGGCATCCATAGAGCGATCGTATAATTTGAGCAGATAATTCGTGGGTAAGAATCTTTGCCAGGGTCTACCATATATTACGTTCCTGGTCATGGCAGGATTAAAGGTATAATCAAATATAAAGAAAAGGTGTCCCCAGTTACCCCCGTCATTGGTGAGTGGGTCACCGGTGTACTGAATAGACCAGACAATTTCACTGTTGACATCATTGCCTATGTCCCAAAGCTCTGCGTAGGGAGTTACCAGTTCAAAATCATATTCATTGATCACTTTGCTGGCCAGCGTTTCTGCTTCAGACCAGTTTCCTAGCGTAAGATGGACTCTTGCTAACAGGGCTTCCGCAGCGGCTTTGTTAATTCTTCCGTATTCAAAGGCCTCCACCGGCAGATTGTCCACAGCGTATTGGAGGTCAGGTACGATACCTTCCTGATAAATCGTGCCTACATCCGTGCGGTTGGCTTCGGTCTCTACCCCTACGGTTTCTTCCAGGCTAAAGTGTACCGGGCCAAACTGCTGCACCAAATGGAAGTAGTATAAAGCGCGAATAAAACGGGCTTCACCTATGATCCTTGCTTTTTGTGTTTCACTTATTTCGCTTACCTCCGGAGTTCTATTTACCACTGTATTGGCTTGATTAATACCAATATAAAACTGATTCCAAACGGTAGTAATCATGCCATTGGTACCTAACAGATTGGCAGAATAATTATTGATATCAGGAGCATTGGCTACGCCCCCAAAACCGTTGGTAAAGATATCGGTGCCAGTGACAGTGAGGAAAAAGCCTTCCTGTCTTCCGTAGAACCTTCTTAAAGGCGTATAGGCTGCCCTAAGTCCATCTTCTATTCCCTGAGCACTGTTGTAATACCCATCAGCTGTCGCAAGGCTTACCGGGTCTTCTATTATCACATCTTCACAGGCAAAATTAAAAACCAGTGACAGGCTAAGCAGAAATGTTTTATATATATTTTTCATCGCTAAAATAGCTTTAGGTTAAAACTT
Proteins encoded:
- a CDS encoding RagB/SusD family nutrient uptake outer membrane protein — its product is MKNIYKTFLLSLSLVFNFACEDVIIEDPVSLATADGYYNSAQGIEDGLRAAYTPLRRFYGRQEGFFLTVTGTDIFTNGFGGVANAPDINNYSANLLGTNGMITTVWNQFYIGINQANTVVNRTPEVSEISETQKARIIGEARFIRALYYFHLVQQFGPVHFSLEETVGVETEANRTDVGTIYQEGIVPDLQYAVDNLPVEAFEYGRINKAAAEALLARVHLTLGNWSEAETLASKVINEYDFELVTPYAELWDIGNDVNSEIVWSIQYTGDPLTNDGGNWGHLFFIFDYTFNPAMTRNVIYGRPWQRFLPTNYLLKLYDRSMDARWDGSFRTAWLADKSAEINGHVVNPGDTAIKIVMYPVPDEVQETAPYWLFDFNDNWIGDITAPWEIGTNQRRNYPSLLKYMDPLRTSVNATDGRRDFPVIRLAEMYLIAAEAAWRQNKNQVAADYINVIRSRAAIPGKEAEMQVSASDIDLAFILDERARELVGEKHRWYDLKRTGTLLERVREYNLDAAPNIQEMHLVRPIPQTQIDRVSNPGDFSQNEGY